The following coding sequences are from one Triticum aestivum cultivar Chinese Spring chromosome 5A, IWGSC CS RefSeq v2.1, whole genome shotgun sequence window:
- the LOC123105529 gene encoding uncharacterized protein — MGWLRSLFSPLRKIIVRAHSARKYRRGMRILYKDVKSCEDEDVHVLWSILVDSHRHPAMVKLKL; from the exons ATGGGGTGGCTCCGCTCCCTCTTCTCCcccctgaggaagatcattgtccGCGCACATTCGGCGCGCAAATACC GGAGGGGGATGAGGATCCTGTACAAGGACGTCAAGTCCTGCGAGGACGAAGATGTGCACGTCCTGTGGTCCATCCTGGTCGACTCGCACCGCCACCCGGCCATGGTGAAGCTGAAGCTCTAG
- the LOC123105528 gene encoding putative D-cysteine desulfhydrase 1, mitochondrial produces MALGTCVLPSFSPQAAVLRRTSTVASAAAASRIGGFLSSKPYALPPWASGLSHAPSHTFSLGHFPTPIHRWNLPDLPKGTEVWIKRDDLAGMQLSGNKARKLEFLVADAAARGADCVVTAGGIQSNHCRATAVAAKYAGLDSYLILCTPKLLVDRDPGLVGNLLVERLLGAHIDLVSQREFLKFGSVALTELLKKRLLEEGRRPYVIPAGGSNALGNWGYIEAVREIEEQIQSSDGGLQFDDIVVACGSGGTVAGLALGSQLSSLKAKVHAFSVCYGPKYFYDCVQGLIDGLQSGLDSHDIVSIEDAKGLGYAKSTGDELRFVKDVGAATGIVLDPVYTGKAAYGMLKDMSDNQAKWEGRKVLFVHTGGLLGLYDKVDQLSSLAGGWRRMDLEEPVLHANLN; encoded by the coding sequence atGGCGCTCGGCACCTGCGTCCTCCCTTCGTTCTCTCCCCAGGCTGCCGTCCTCCGCCGTACGTCCACCGTAGCCAGCGCAGCTGCAGCCTCCCGGATCGGCGGCTTCCTCTCCAGCAAGCCCTACGCGCTGCCGCCCTGGGCGTCGGGCCTTTCCCACGCCCCGTCCCACACCTTCTCCCTCGGCCACTTCCCGACCCCGATCCACCGGTGGAACCTGCCCGACCTGCCCAAGGGCACGGAGGTGTGGATCAAGCGGGACGACCTCGCCGGCATGCAGCTGAGCGGCAACAAGGCGCGGAAGCTCGAGTTCCTCGTGGCGGACGCCGCCGCGCGGGGCGCCGACTGCGTCGTCACCGCCGGCGGCATCCAGAGCAACCACTGCCGGGCCACCGCCGTGGCCGCCAAGTACGCCGGCCTCGACTCCTATCTGATACTCTGCACCCCCAAGCTCCTCGTGGACCGGGACCCCGGCCTGGTCGGCAACCTGCTCGTCGAGAGGCTGCTGGGCGCGCACATCGACCTGGTCTCGCAGAgagaatttttgaagtttgggagCGTGGCTCTCACCGAACTGCTGAAGAAGAGGCTCCTGGAAGAGGGGCGGCGGCCGTACGTGATCCCTGCCGGCGGATCGAACGCACTGGGGAATTGGGGATACATCGAAGCAGTAAGGGAGATTGAGGAACAAATTCAGTCATCTGATGGTGGTCTTCAGTTTGATGACATTGTTGTCGCGTGCGGCAGCGGCGGAACCGTCGCCGGCCTCGCTTTGGGATCGCAGCTGAGTAGCCTGAAGGCCAAAGTCCACGCCTTCTCTGTCTGCTATGGCCCTAAATACTTCTATGACTGTGTTCAAGGTCTGATCGATGGGCTTCAGTCTGGTCTGGACTCACATGATATAGTCAGCATTGAAGATGCCAAGGGCTTGGGTTATGCCAAGAGCACGGGTGATGAACTTAGATTTGTGAAGGATGTCGGTGCGGCGACAGGCATCGTGCTCGATCCGGTCTACACCGGGAAGGCGGCTTACGGTATGCTGAAGGACATGTCAGATAATCAAGCCAAGTGGGAAGGGCGAAAGGTCCTGTTTGTTCACACCGGTGGTCTCCTTGGGTTGTATGATAAGGTGGATCAGTTGTCGTCTTTGGCCGGGGGCTGGCGCAGAATGGACCTTGAAGAACCTGTGCTCCATGCAAATCTCAACTAG